One genomic region from Vibrio cyclitrophicus encodes:
- the pepN gene encoding aminopeptidase N, with product MAHTPQAKYRKDYQSPSHTISQIDLTFDLYDSASIITAVSSVKQERDSSTLVLDGEGLKLVSVVVEGNEWTQYELSETQLILNALPKDFTLTIVTEVNPEGNSALEGLYKSGGAFCTQCEAEGFRRITYYMDRPDVLAKFTTTVIADKAENPFLLSNGNRVDQGEAENGRHWVKWQDPHPKPAYLFALVAGDFDVLRDAYTTKSGRNVDLEIFVDKGNLDRANHAMVSLINSMKWDEERFNLEYDLDIYMIVAVDFFNMGAMENKGLNVFNSKFVLANDQTATDTDYLGIEAVIGHEYFHNWTGNRVTCRDWFQLSLKEGLTVFRDQEFSSDLGSRAVNRINNVRIIRGPQFAEDASPMSHPIRPEKVIEMNNFYTLTVYEKGSEVIRMIHTLLGEEGFQKGMKLYFERHDGTAATCEDFVAAMEDASGVDLSQFRLWYSQSGTPTLSVESHYDAEKKQYTLTTRQVTAPTHEQTEKQALHIPFDIELYTATGNVIELQRNGRSVHNVLDVKEAEQTFVFENVSEQPIPSLLREFSAPVKLEYDYSDEELIFLMVNARNEFSRWDAGQMLLAKYIRSNVERVQQGEEFELSISVVDAFRGVLLSDSLEPAFIAEMLSLPSHNEVSGWYDRVDIDAVASVLNAMKVTLAKELEDELSAVYHSHALTEYTIDHDSIGKRTLRKVCLSYLAHTEQGNDLVVTMYQQANNMTDTMAAMGAANSAQLACRETLMADYSDKWKRDGLVMDKWFALQGTNPSASALDVIKASMSHQAFSLKNPNRTRNLVGSFLNMNPVQFHDKSGQGYAFAGEILRELNSSNPQVASRLIDPLLKFRKYDDERQALIIKELETLKNMDNLAKDLFEKVNKALEA from the coding sequence ATGGCACATACACCTCAAGCCAAGTATCGTAAAGATTATCAATCACCATCTCACACTATTTCTCAAATCGACCTTACTTTCGATTTGTACGATTCAGCATCCATCATTACGGCGGTGTCTAGTGTTAAGCAAGAGAGAGATAGCTCGACCTTAGTACTTGATGGTGAAGGCTTGAAGCTGGTTTCTGTTGTAGTTGAAGGTAACGAGTGGACTCAGTACGAGCTATCTGAAACTCAGCTTATTCTGAACGCTTTACCGAAAGACTTTACGTTGACCATCGTGACTGAGGTGAACCCTGAGGGGAACAGTGCGCTTGAAGGCCTATACAAATCGGGTGGTGCTTTCTGCACTCAATGTGAAGCTGAAGGTTTCCGTCGTATTACTTACTACATGGATCGCCCAGATGTTCTGGCTAAGTTCACGACAACTGTCATTGCGGACAAAGCAGAGAATCCATTCTTACTCAGTAACGGTAACCGAGTAGATCAAGGCGAAGCTGAAAATGGTCGTCACTGGGTGAAATGGCAAGACCCACATCCAAAACCAGCGTACTTGTTTGCTTTAGTTGCGGGTGACTTCGATGTACTTCGTGACGCATACACCACAAAATCTGGTCGTAATGTTGATTTGGAAATCTTTGTCGACAAAGGCAATCTAGACCGCGCAAACCACGCGATGGTTTCTTTGATTAACTCCATGAAGTGGGACGAAGAGCGTTTCAATCTTGAGTATGACTTAGACATCTACATGATCGTAGCCGTTGATTTCTTCAATATGGGTGCGATGGAAAACAAAGGCTTGAACGTATTCAACTCTAAGTTCGTTTTAGCTAATGACCAAACAGCAACAGATACAGACTACCTAGGTATTGAAGCTGTAATCGGTCACGAATACTTCCATAACTGGACGGGTAACCGAGTTACTTGTCGTGATTGGTTCCAGTTAAGCTTGAAAGAAGGTTTAACGGTGTTCCGTGACCAGGAGTTCTCTTCTGATCTTGGCTCTCGCGCAGTAAATCGTATCAACAATGTTCGTATTATCCGCGGGCCACAATTCGCTGAAGATGCGAGTCCAATGTCTCACCCAATTCGCCCAGAAAAAGTGATAGAAATGAATAACTTCTACACATTAACGGTATACGAAAAGGGCAGTGAAGTGATCCGAATGATCCACACATTGTTGGGTGAGGAAGGTTTCCAAAAAGGCATGAAGTTGTACTTTGAACGTCACGATGGCACGGCAGCAACGTGTGAAGACTTCGTAGCGGCAATGGAAGATGCGTCGGGTGTTGATCTGTCTCAGTTCCGTTTATGGTATAGCCAATCAGGTACGCCGACACTTTCGGTTGAAAGCCATTACGATGCAGAGAAGAAACAGTACACGTTAACAACTCGCCAAGTAACGGCTCCAACTCATGAGCAAACGGAAAAGCAAGCTCTACATATTCCTTTTGATATAGAACTGTACACAGCTACGGGTAATGTGATTGAGTTACAACGTAACGGAAGGTCAGTTCACAATGTGCTAGATGTGAAAGAGGCGGAACAGACTTTCGTGTTTGAAAACGTTTCTGAGCAACCGATCCCATCATTACTTCGTGAATTCTCTGCACCAGTGAAACTTGAGTACGATTACTCAGATGAAGAGCTGATCTTCTTGATGGTTAATGCTCGCAACGAGTTTTCTCGTTGGGATGCGGGTCAAATGCTACTGGCTAAGTACATCCGCAGTAACGTTGAAAGAGTTCAACAAGGTGAAGAGTTTGAACTTTCAATTTCTGTTGTAGATGCGTTCCGTGGAGTACTGCTTAGTGACTCATTGGAGCCTGCATTTATTGCAGAGATGCTTTCATTGCCAAGTCACAACGAAGTTTCTGGTTGGTATGATCGCGTCGATATCGATGCAGTTGCGTCGGTATTAAATGCGATGAAAGTGACATTAGCGAAAGAGTTGGAAGATGAACTGTCTGCGGTTTATCACAGTCATGCATTAACTGAATACACAATTGATCATGATTCGATTGGTAAGCGTACTCTGCGTAAAGTTTGCCTAAGTTACTTAGCACATACTGAACAGGGTAATGATTTGGTTGTGACTATGTATCAACAGGCAAACAACATGACAGATACTATGGCTGCAATGGGGGCGGCCAACAGTGCACAGCTAGCATGTCGTGAAACCTTGATGGCAGATTACAGTGACAAGTGGAAACGCGATGGCCTTGTTATGGACAAATGGTTTGCCTTGCAAGGTACAAACCCAAGTGCAAGCGCGCTTGACGTGATCAAAGCGTCGATGTCGCACCAAGCGTTCAGTTTGAAGAACCCGAACCGTACCCGTAATTTGGTTGGCTCATTCCTAAATATGAACCCGGTTCAATTCCATGACAAGTCAGGCCAAGGTTATGCGTTTGCTGGTGAAATCTTACGCGAGCTTAACAGCAGCAACCCTCAAGTGGCGTCGCGTTTAATAGACCCACTGCTTAAGTTCCGTAAATACGACGATGAGCGTCAAGCTTTGATCATAAAAGAACTTGAGACGCTCAAGAACATGGATAACTTAGCTAAAGATCTGTTTGAAAAAGTGAATAAAGCACTAGAGGCTTAA
- a CDS encoding DUF2835 domain-containing protein, with the protein MNHYIFQLNISYQQFLVSYSGAASKVQVITTTGLRLQLPATRFRPFLTQIGVRGQFRLTTDQKNKFIKLEAL; encoded by the coding sequence ATGAATCACTATATTTTCCAACTTAACATTTCGTATCAGCAATTCTTGGTGAGTTATTCTGGGGCGGCTAGCAAAGTTCAAGTGATAACAACAACAGGTTTACGTTTACAGTTACCTGCAACTCGGTTCAGACCATTTCTTACACAAATAGGGGTTAGAGGGCAGTTTAGGCTGACAACTGACCAAAAAAATAAGTTTATTAAGTTAGAAGCTCTGTAA
- a CDS encoding NAD-glutamate dehydrogenase has product MTARETVVPVLLEKVYKLIQDKLDLAHRPLVTQLAQHLFSNVSHDDLTQRNESDLYGAVVSLWHHINEKKADEISVRVFNPTVSRQGWQSTHTIVEIVVPDSPFLVDSVKMALTRLDLSSHLMLHNPTQISRSDKGSVVGVSNNEGAFQSLFHIEVDRLSSKAEMTALKTELLDIFTDTGLVVNDWLKMVERLGEVTNQVEEQKDTIPVDSQRFDETLAFLRWLGEHNFTFMGYKEYDLVSVNGDTELQPTKEQGLGLFANSDRVRNVKLSEFSDSARLEAKKPYVLIVTKGNTASRIHRPAYNDYIGIKKFDKNGKVIGEHRFTGLYTSAVYNQTVESIPLVREKVERILDASGYREGSYSYKALHNILENYPRDELLQAREEELLEVGTGVVQMQDRDLLRLFVRKDPFGRFFSCMVYVTKDRYNTELRRQTQRILKQYFGCEQEVEFTTYFSESPLARTHYIVRVDNNNMDVDVKTIEQNLMEVSSTWDDRLSESIIANFGESKGLPLSKEYMRAFPRSYKEDMMPGSAVADIERLEALSVDNKLGMLFYRPQEEAADSKAVRLKLFYHSDEPIHLSDVMPMLENFGLRVIGESPYEVRKTNGVTYWILDFSMLHKSDKTIDLREARDLFQQAFAAIWAGELDSDGFNRLVLGAGLSGREISILRAYARYMRQVGFPFSQQYIEDTLSHYPDLAKGLVSLFGKRFDPKLKGSAKGQQDLIKKITEQLDHVESLDDDRIIRRYMEMITATLRTNYYQVDENKQSKPWLALKMRPSEIPDIPAPVPVFEIFVYAPDIEGVHLRGGKVARGGLRWSDRQEDFRTEILGLVKAQQVKNTVIVPVGAKGGFVCKRQHMMSGRDEIFAEGQRCYKRFIRALLDVSDNIIEGEVIPPKSVVRHDEDDPYLVVAADKGTATFSDLANSVAAEYNFWLGDAFASGGSNGYDHKAMGITAKGGWESVKRHFREMGINCQTTDFTAIGVGDMAGDVFGNGMLLSKHIRLQAAFNHMHIFIDPNPESASSWVERDRLFNLPRSSWEDYNKDLISQGGGIFSRRAKSISLTPEIQKMLGTKKASMAPNDLIKAILSMNVDLLWNGGIGTYVKSSSETHTDVGDRANDVLRIDGRDLKAKVVGEGGNLGMTQLGRIEYALTGGRVNTDFVDNVGGVDCSDNEVNIKIFLNGLVSNGDLTVKQRNQVLESMEDEVGEIVLDDAYCQAESISVTEHQGVGLVKEQIRFIHTMEKAGYLDRGLEYIPDDETLLEREKQGQGLTRPELSVLVAYGKMVLKEDLVSDDIANDEFHARQLMQYFPTALRRNYSQHMDNHPLRAEIIATALANQMVNEMGCNFVTRLQEETGANIVDIANAYAASREIYGLGQVLKSIRELDNISSSEAQYELLYHVRRTLRRLARWLLRNRTGKQSVNALIELYQGDVVTITENLDENLVALEVEEHQAMAQVWIDQGVNAELANSVARLSSLYSALDISTVARETGKTVQQASKLYFNLGDRLSLHWFLKQINGQAVDNNWQALARAAFREDLDWQQRQLTGQVLNCGCASDIDVIKALDDWMENNSVSLHRWESILNEFKVGSVHEFAKFSVALRELMLLNLNCMSKD; this is encoded by the coding sequence ATGACCGCACGTGAAACTGTGGTTCCAGTTTTACTTGAAAAAGTTTACAAACTGATTCAAGACAAACTTGACCTTGCTCATCGACCTCTCGTAACTCAACTTGCTCAACACTTGTTTAGTAATGTTTCTCACGACGACTTGACTCAGAGAAACGAATCCGATTTATATGGTGCTGTAGTTAGCTTATGGCATCACATCAATGAAAAAAAAGCCGACGAAATCTCTGTTCGAGTATTTAACCCAACAGTAAGTCGTCAAGGTTGGCAGTCTACTCACACAATCGTAGAGATTGTAGTACCAGACAGCCCATTCCTGGTTGATTCAGTAAAAATGGCATTAACCCGTCTCGATCTTTCTTCTCACCTTATGCTTCACAACCCAACTCAAATATCTCGCTCTGATAAGGGCAGTGTTGTCGGCGTTAGCAATAACGAAGGTGCATTCCAATCGCTTTTCCATATCGAAGTTGACCGTCTTAGCAGCAAAGCTGAAATGACAGCGCTCAAAACGGAACTGCTGGATATTTTTACCGACACTGGGCTTGTTGTTAACGATTGGCTGAAAATGGTAGAAAGACTTGGAGAAGTTACTAACCAAGTTGAAGAGCAGAAAGATACCATTCCTGTCGACAGCCAGCGCTTTGATGAAACATTGGCATTTCTTCGTTGGTTAGGTGAGCACAACTTTACGTTTATGGGCTACAAGGAATATGACCTTGTTTCTGTGAATGGCGACACAGAATTGCAACCGACTAAAGAGCAAGGCCTTGGTTTGTTCGCAAATTCAGATCGCGTTCGCAATGTTAAGCTGTCTGAATTTTCTGACTCGGCACGTCTAGAAGCGAAAAAACCTTATGTACTTATCGTAACTAAAGGTAACACGGCTTCTCGCATTCATCGCCCAGCTTACAATGACTACATTGGCATTAAGAAATTCGACAAGAACGGTAAGGTCATTGGCGAGCACCGCTTTACAGGCCTTTACACTTCAGCCGTTTATAACCAAACCGTTGAAAGTATTCCTCTAGTTCGTGAAAAAGTAGAGCGTATCTTAGACGCGAGTGGTTACCGTGAGGGTTCATATTCTTACAAAGCACTACACAACATTCTTGAAAACTACCCACGAGATGAATTGCTTCAAGCTCGAGAAGAAGAGCTACTAGAAGTGGGCACTGGTGTCGTACAAATGCAAGATCGTGATCTTCTGCGCTTGTTTGTTCGCAAAGACCCGTTTGGCCGTTTCTTTAGTTGTATGGTTTACGTAACAAAAGATCGTTACAACACTGAGCTTCGCCGTCAAACACAACGCATCTTGAAGCAGTACTTTGGTTGTGAGCAGGAAGTGGAATTCACAACATACTTCTCTGAAAGCCCACTGGCGAGAACGCATTATATTGTTCGTGTTGATAACAACAACATGGATGTGGACGTGAAAACAATTGAGCAAAATTTAATGGAAGTATCGTCTACATGGGATGACCGTCTCTCTGAATCAATCATTGCAAACTTTGGTGAAAGCAAAGGCCTTCCATTGTCGAAAGAGTATATGCGTGCATTCCCACGTTCGTACAAAGAGGACATGATGCCAGGCTCAGCTGTTGCTGACATCGAACGTTTAGAAGCGTTAAGTGTAGACAACAAACTGGGTATGCTTTTCTACCGTCCTCAAGAAGAAGCGGCGGATTCAAAAGCTGTTCGTTTGAAGTTGTTCTATCACAGTGATGAGCCAATCCACCTTTCAGATGTAATGCCAATGCTTGAAAATTTTGGCCTGCGCGTTATCGGTGAATCTCCATATGAAGTCCGTAAAACCAATGGTGTGACATATTGGATCTTGGATTTCTCAATGCTGCATAAGAGTGACAAGACAATTGATCTTCGTGAAGCTCGTGATCTTTTCCAACAAGCGTTTGCGGCAATTTGGGCGGGCGAGTTAGACAGCGATGGTTTCAACCGCTTGGTGCTAGGCGCGGGTCTTTCTGGTCGTGAAATTTCAATTTTACGTGCTTATGCACGCTACATGCGCCAAGTTGGCTTCCCATTCAGTCAACAATATATTGAAGACACACTGTCTCATTACCCAGATTTAGCAAAAGGTCTAGTCAGTTTATTTGGCAAGCGTTTTGATCCTAAACTCAAGGGTAGCGCGAAGGGCCAACAAGATCTTATCAAGAAGATCACTGAGCAGTTGGATCACGTAGAAAGCTTGGATGATGATCGTATCATTCGTCGCTACATGGAAATGATCACTGCCACGCTGCGTACTAACTACTACCAAGTAGATGAAAATAAGCAATCTAAGCCTTGGTTGGCTCTGAAAATGAGACCAAGTGAGATTCCAGATATCCCGGCACCGGTTCCTGTATTTGAGATTTTCGTTTACGCACCGGACATTGAAGGTGTGCATCTACGTGGCGGCAAAGTTGCGCGTGGTGGTTTACGTTGGTCAGACCGTCAAGAGGATTTCCGTACGGAGATTCTAGGCCTAGTTAAAGCACAGCAAGTTAAGAATACGGTGATTGTGCCCGTTGGTGCAAAAGGTGGTTTCGTTTGTAAGCGTCAGCATATGATGTCTGGCCGTGATGAAATCTTCGCTGAAGGTCAACGTTGTTATAAGCGCTTCATCCGTGCATTACTCGACGTATCAGACAACATCATCGAGGGTGAGGTTATCCCACCTAAGAGCGTCGTTCGTCATGATGAAGACGACCCATATTTAGTTGTTGCTGCGGATAAAGGTACCGCGACATTCTCAGATCTGGCTAACTCAGTTGCTGCAGAGTACAACTTCTGGCTAGGAGACGCGTTTGCATCGGGTGGTTCTAATGGTTATGACCATAAAGCCATGGGGATTACAGCAAAAGGTGGTTGGGAATCGGTTAAGCGTCACTTCCGTGAGATGGGTATTAACTGTCAAACCACAGACTTCACTGCGATAGGTGTTGGTGATATGGCTGGTGACGTGTTTGGTAACGGCATGCTGTTATCTAAGCACATCCGTTTACAAGCTGCGTTTAACCACATGCACATCTTCATTGATCCTAACCCAGAATCAGCGTCAAGCTGGGTAGAGCGTGATCGTCTATTTAATCTACCTCGCTCAAGCTGGGAAGATTATAATAAAGACCTGATTTCTCAAGGTGGTGGCATCTTCTCTCGCCGAGCGAAGTCTATCTCTCTGACACCTGAAATACAGAAAATGCTGGGCACGAAGAAAGCATCAATGGCACCAAATGACTTGATCAAAGCGATCCTGTCTATGAACGTTGATCTACTTTGGAACGGTGGTATTGGTACTTATGTTAAGTCTTCAAGCGAGACTCATACTGATGTAGGTGACCGTGCAAATGACGTTCTACGTATCGATGGTCGCGACCTAAAGGCCAAGGTTGTTGGCGAAGGTGGGAACTTGGGTATGACTCAATTGGGTCGTATTGAATACGCTCTAACGGGCGGTCGAGTTAATACTGACTTCGTTGATAACGTTGGTGGTGTAGACTGCTCGGATAACGAAGTTAACATTAAGATCTTCTTGAATGGTTTGGTGTCTAATGGTGATCTAACCGTCAAACAACGTAACCAAGTTCTTGAGTCTATGGAAGACGAAGTAGGCGAAATCGTACTAGACGACGCATACTGCCAAGCCGAATCTATTTCGGTTACTGAGCACCAAGGTGTTGGCTTAGTCAAAGAGCAAATCCGCTTTATTCACACAATGGAAAAAGCAGGGTACTTGGATCGTGGTTTGGAATATATCCCAGATGACGAAACATTGCTTGAGCGCGAAAAGCAGGGTCAAGGCCTAACAAGACCAGAGCTTTCTGTACTTGTTGCTTACGGTAAAATGGTACTTAAAGAAGATCTTGTGAGTGATGATATTGCGAATGATGAGTTCCATGCTCGACAGTTGATGCAATACTTTCCAACTGCGTTACGTCGTAACTACTCTCAGCATATGGATAACCATCCATTGCGTGCAGAAATCATTGCGACTGCACTCGCTAACCAAATGGTTAACGAAATGGGATGCAATTTTGTGACTCGCTTGCAAGAAGAGACGGGCGCAAATATTGTAGATATCGCTAATGCTTACGCAGCATCTCGCGAAATCTACGGTTTAGGTCAGGTGCTTAAGAGTATTCGTGAACTCGATAACATCTCAAGCTCTGAAGCTCAATACGAGTTGCTTTATCATGTACGCCGTACTCTTCGTCGACTCGCTCGTTGGTTGCTAAGAAATCGTACAGGTAAGCAATCGGTGAATGCATTGATTGAGTTATACCAAGGTGATGTAGTTACGATAACTGAGAATCTGGATGAAAATCTTGTGGCTTTAGAAGTAGAAGAGCATCAAGCAATGGCTCAAGTGTGGATTGACCAGGGCGTGAATGCAGAACTGGCTAATTCAGTCGCACGTTTGTCTAGCTTATACTCAGCGCTGGATATATCCACAGTAGCTCGTGAAACCGGTAAAACAGTACAACAAGCGTCTAAGCTTTACTTCAACCTTGGCGACCGTTTGTCATTGCACTGGTTCTTGAAGCAAATCAATGGCCAAGCTGTAGACAACAATTGGCAAGCACTGGCGCGTGCAGCATTCAGAGAAGATCTGGATTGGCAACAACGTCAGTTAACTGGCCAAGTACTCAACTGTGGTTGTGCTTCGGACATCGATGTGATTAAAGCGCTTGATGATTGGATGGAAAATAACTCTGTTTCTCTACATCGCTGGGAAAGTATCTTGAACGAATTCAAAGTAGGTTCGGTTCACGAGTTTGCTAAGTTCTCAGTGGCATTGCGTGAATTGATGCTGTTAAATCTTAATTGTATGTCTAAAGATTAG
- the pyrD gene encoding quinone-dependent dihydroorotate dehydrogenase: MLYRLARTGFFQLDAEKAHDLAIQNFKRFTGTPIDLLYRQQLPHRPVECMGLTFKNPVGLAAGLDKNGECIDAFGAMGFGFVEVGTVTPRPQAGNDKPRLFRLVEAEGIINRMGFNNLGVDNLIENVKKSNYDGILGINIGKNKDTPIEKGAEDYLICMEKVYQYAGYIAVNISSPNTPGLRSLQYGEALDDLLSELKAKQSELEEKHGKYVPLALKIAPDLSDDEIKQICESLVKNEIDGVIATNTTLDRSIVEGMKHCDEAGGLSGRPVQSRSTEVVRKLHEELGDKLPIIGVGGIDSYVAAKEKMMAGAKLVQVYSGFIYKGPGLVGDIVKNL; this comes from the coding sequence ATGCTTTACCGTCTAGCCAGAACTGGCTTTTTCCAACTTGATGCCGAAAAGGCACATGATCTTGCAATTCAAAATTTCAAACGCTTCACAGGCACACCTATTGATCTTTTGTATCGCCAACAGTTACCTCACCGACCTGTAGAATGCATGGGTCTTACTTTTAAAAACCCAGTTGGCCTTGCTGCTGGCCTAGATAAAAACGGCGAATGTATTGATGCATTTGGTGCAATGGGTTTTGGTTTCGTTGAAGTCGGGACTGTTACTCCTCGTCCACAAGCGGGTAACGACAAACCTCGTTTATTCCGTCTTGTTGAGGCTGAAGGTATCATCAACCGCATGGGCTTCAATAACCTAGGCGTCGACAATCTGATTGAGAACGTTAAGAAGTCAAACTACGACGGTATCTTAGGTATCAATATCGGCAAGAACAAAGACACACCAATTGAAAAGGGCGCAGAAGATTACCTGATTTGTATGGAGAAGGTATATCAATACGCGGGTTACATTGCTGTGAATATCTCTTCACCAAATACTCCTGGACTTCGTTCTCTGCAATACGGTGAAGCTCTAGACGATCTGTTGTCTGAACTTAAAGCGAAACAATCTGAACTGGAGGAGAAGCATGGCAAGTATGTTCCTCTTGCTCTTAAGATTGCTCCGGATCTAAGCGACGACGAGATTAAACAAATTTGTGAATCATTGGTCAAAAATGAGATTGATGGTGTGATCGCAACCAACACGACGTTGGATCGTTCAATTGTTGAAGGCATGAAGCATTGCGATGAAGCGGGTGGCCTTAGTGGGCGTCCAGTTCAATCTCGTAGTACAGAAGTGGTTCGTAAACTTCACGAAGAACTTGGTGACAAACTGCCGATCATTGGGGTAGGTGGCATTGACTCTTATGTCGCAGCAAAAGAGAAAATGATGGCAGGTGCTAAACTTGTCCAAGTTTATTCTGGCTTTATCTATAAAGGCCCAGGTCTTGTAGGCGATATTGTCAAAAATCTATAG
- a CDS encoding cell division protein ZapC, with amino-acid sequence MMLKPSDTWNWYYDEQQCSLMLSLGEDMIFKTNLVRNKLVDCAFRDNEFTVDDASSYQTFKEQISGLELSEPRQAELALYCVAAKRFHKPVQPKSWFFDSQGTGHEHPQEGDIVQMSNEHSLGYFIVLEVGECASLCAFVDLEEFLLTPSKGLRFGDSIKVMHDRMVNANAILHHGHIAMVG; translated from the coding sequence ATGATGCTTAAACCTAGCGATACATGGAATTGGTATTACGATGAGCAGCAATGTTCATTAATGCTAAGCCTCGGAGAGGATATGATTTTCAAAACGAATCTGGTCCGCAATAAGCTGGTGGACTGCGCGTTTAGAGATAATGAATTCACCGTTGATGACGCATCCTCATACCAAACCTTCAAAGAACAAATTTCTGGCTTAGAACTGTCTGAGCCTCGTCAAGCTGAACTTGCACTTTATTGTGTGGCAGCAAAGCGCTTCCACAAGCCTGTGCAGCCTAAGAGTTGGTTTTTCGACTCACAAGGTACAGGCCATGAACACCCTCAAGAAGGGGACATAGTACAAATGAGTAACGAGCATAGCTTAGGTTACTTCATCGTACTAGAAGTGGGAGAGTGTGCGAGCCTATGTGCTTTTGTAGACCTAGAAGAGTTCTTACTTACCCCTTCAAAAGGACTTCGATTTGGTGACTCTATTAAGGTGATGCATGACAGAATGGTAAACGCGAACGCTATTCTTCATCACGGCCACATAGCGATGGTCGGTTAA